One Bacillus spongiae DNA window includes the following coding sequences:
- a CDS encoding DUF4179 domain-containing protein: MIVEQADAILLGNIRKKNMDAIITWFEQRKHLFYNTGFVFLSNTQEMEEAFYQAIVTVHNKVHRQKKDRYLEAWMASIFIKECQSISKDGLENSLLISEPSQSIIHSLSKLESHYKEHIVLAYILGFTLDEVSHILQVSIETVKSRLFTGIHLLQKESSESCTNVQGTFIDYLGKNLPRPEKVELEIHLHTCEGCRHELSAFQDTILSLSNKTDDITIPDNLIEKVKNKVAETERRKENLKRKKTKWMVVASSFACLMIFLGFVTNGFTSVYYAWEDWQQQEDELLREYYKSGLGERLNLEKESNGVKVTIKSAIADEFQTLIYYEIEDTTGENQYMMNPYNDGITIENQHKLTNSDLIHQYFINILREKEKNKNKQVYKGTISLSPIVSDQETLEVRVTQLQKVVDDSSIGIGAYAEMDYTSGDWHFNIPVKKHSSIEHKLDQEVEIDGTPIKFEKLTIAPTITLLEYSLHSGEENMRIQGIQFDRLESKKKNAQFNGDISSNLFNGDRMTAQASFEPLYFDKLHELNVHFFSMQSSTDHFKSFEIDVSEGFPQSFQYLGNNISIERITVGNPTEIIITEEFSESRTYDQLDFEITPENEKNNFRTELSNWEYSYYDKNGNKYEEDEITYDFDTFFKLRFIPTRHEINYTYDNSDESFIPKKLKINRYIQTKYLDDVVNISID; this comes from the coding sequence ATGATCGTAGAGCAAGCAGATGCTATATTATTAGGAAACATAAGAAAGAAGAATATGGACGCAATTATTACATGGTTTGAACAGCGAAAACATCTATTTTATAATACGGGATTCGTTTTTTTGAGCAATACTCAGGAAATGGAAGAAGCTTTTTATCAAGCGATTGTAACCGTACATAATAAGGTTCATCGTCAAAAAAAAGATCGCTATTTAGAAGCATGGATGGCCTCCATTTTCATAAAGGAATGTCAAAGTATTTCAAAAGATGGGCTGGAAAATAGCTTGCTCATTTCAGAGCCTTCACAATCTATCATTCATTCATTAAGTAAACTAGAAAGTCACTACAAAGAGCACATTGTGCTAGCCTATATACTTGGTTTTACGCTAGATGAAGTCAGTCATATTCTTCAAGTTTCGATTGAAACGGTAAAATCTCGTCTGTTTACAGGAATACATTTACTTCAAAAAGAATCCTCAGAAAGCTGTACCAATGTTCAAGGAACATTTATCGATTATTTAGGAAAAAACTTACCAAGACCAGAAAAGGTTGAATTAGAAATCCATTTACATACGTGTGAAGGGTGTCGACATGAATTGTCTGCCTTTCAAGATACAATCCTTTCTCTATCTAATAAAACAGATGACATCACGATTCCTGATAATTTAATAGAGAAAGTTAAAAATAAGGTGGCTGAAACGGAAAGAAGAAAAGAAAATTTAAAAAGGAAAAAGACAAAATGGATGGTTGTGGCCTCCTCCTTTGCTTGTCTTATGATTTTCCTAGGTTTTGTTACAAATGGTTTTACAAGCGTATATTATGCTTGGGAAGACTGGCAACAACAAGAAGATGAACTATTACGCGAATATTATAAAAGTGGTTTAGGTGAACGGCTTAACCTAGAAAAAGAAAGCAATGGGGTAAAAGTAACGATTAAAAGCGCCATAGCTGATGAATTTCAGACACTTATCTATTATGAAATTGAAGATACTACAGGAGAAAATCAATATATGATGAATCCTTATAATGATGGTATTACGATTGAGAATCAACATAAGTTAACAAACAGTGATCTGATTCACCAGTATTTTATAAATATATTGAGGGAAAAAGAAAAAAACAAAAATAAACAGGTATACAAAGGAACCATTAGTTTATCCCCAATTGTTTCGGATCAAGAGACTTTAGAAGTGAGGGTTACTCAGCTTCAGAAGGTCGTTGATGACTCCTCAATTGGGATAGGAGCATACGCGGAGATGGACTACACTAGTGGGGACTGGCATTTCAACATTCCTGTAAAAAAACATTCTTCCATTGAACACAAATTAGATCAAGAAGTAGAGATTGACGGCACTCCAATAAAATTTGAGAAACTAACCATTGCTCCAACCATTACACTATTAGAGTATAGCCTTCACAGTGGTGAAGAAAACATGAGAATTCAAGGTATTCAATTTGATAGACTTGAGTCAAAGAAAAAGAATGCACAATTTAACGGGGATATTTCATCAAATCTTTTTAATGGAGATAGAATGACTGCACAAGCAAGCTTTGAGCCCCTTTATTTTGATAAACTACATGAACTTAACGTTCATTTTTTCTCAATGCAGTCATCTACAGATCATTTCAAATCATTTGAGATTGATGTATCAGAAGGCTTTCCTCAAAGCTTTCAATATTTAGGGAACAACATCTCTATTGAAAGGATTACAGTAGGGAATCCAACAGAAATCATTATAACTGAGGAGTTTTCTGAAAGTAGAACCTATGATCAATTGGATTTTGAAATCACACCGGAAAATGAGAAAAATAACTTTAGGACGGAATTATCAAATTGGGAATATTCGTATTACGATAAAAACGGAAACAAATATGAAGAGGATGAAATTACGTACGATTTTGACACGTTTTTTAAACTTAGATTTATTCCTACACGCCATGAAATAAACTACACGTATGATAATTCTGATGAGTCATTCATTCCAAAAAAACTAAAGATTAATAGGTATATCCAAACAAAATATCTTGATGATGTAGTGAATATTTCCATCGATTAA
- a CDS encoding DUF4179 domain-containing protein, whose amino-acid sequence MIIEQADAMLLGNIRKKNMDAIITWFDQRKHLFYKTGFVFLRNTQEVEEAFYQSIVTVYGQVHRQKKDNYLEAWMTSIFIKECQSITKSENSVLISEEESKTSQSFIHALSKLESHFKEPIVLAYLLGLTLDEVAHILQVSIETLKSRLFTGIRLLQKESPKSCIDVHGKFIDYLGRSLPRAEKIELEIHLQTCEGCRHELAAFQDTILSLSSKTDDIQIPASLIENIKNKVTETERRKEKLKRKKTKWMVVASSFACLLIFLGFVTNGFTSVYYAWEDWQQQEDELLREYYKSGLGERLNLEKESNGVKVTIKSAIADEFQTLIYYEIEDTTGENQYVVPHYDDGVTIENEQEIMNTNVLKIFPPNHFEEIEKNQNKNVYNGIISLYPIISDNETLELRLTQLMKVVQSSNAVEAWRNTYEESEFTQGDWRFDIPVKKHSSIAHELDIETEINGIPFTFDTLTIAPTVTLLDYSFDVDENNKRKEFTFGSLESRKKKAQFKGNHLKNYLNGDSTSSQASFETIYFEELTDLKIPFLVMGTHTDHSETFPIDVSKDFPQTFQYLGNTISIDKVTVGNPTEIVLTDAPPESRAYNGLGFYIKPPEQEADGRFSIEHEVEGFYFDKNGNKYEKDEISYDSETFSQLRFLSTTHNLTYSYPKSSDKQFIPEEIIIYGYSTSEFLDDVVNISID is encoded by the coding sequence ATGATCATAGAGCAAGCAGATGCTATGTTATTAGGAAACATAAGAAAGAAGAATATGGACGCAATTATTACATGGTTTGATCAGCGAAAACATCTATTCTATAAAACGGGCTTCGTTTTTTTGAGGAACACTCAGGAGGTGGAAGAAGCTTTCTATCAATCCATCGTAACCGTATATGGTCAAGTTCATCGTCAAAAAAAGGATAACTACCTAGAAGCATGGATGACCTCCATTTTCATAAAGGAATGTCAAAGCATTACAAAGTCGGAAAATAGCGTGCTAATTTCAGAGGAAGAAAGTAAGACTTCACAATCCTTCATTCATGCATTAAGTAAGCTTGAAAGTCATTTTAAAGAGCCGATTGTGCTAGCTTATTTACTTGGTTTAACGCTGGATGAAGTCGCTCATATCCTCCAAGTGTCAATAGAAACGCTAAAATCCCGTTTGTTTACAGGAATACGCTTACTTCAAAAAGAATCCCCAAAAAGCTGTATAGATGTTCATGGAAAATTTATCGACTATTTAGGAAGAAGCTTACCTAGAGCAGAAAAGATTGAATTAGAAATTCATTTACAAACGTGTGAGGGGTGCAGGCATGAATTAGCTGCCTTTCAAGATACAATCCTCTCACTATCTAGTAAAACGGATGATATCCAGATACCTGCTAGTTTAATAGAGAATATTAAAAATAAGGTGACTGAAACGGAAAGAAGAAAAGAAAAATTGAAAAGGAAAAAGACAAAATGGATGGTTGTGGCCTCCTCCTTTGCTTGTCTTTTGATTTTCCTAGGTTTTGTTACAAATGGTTTTACAAGCGTATATTATGCTTGGGAAGACTGGCAACAACAAGAAGATGAACTATTACGCGAATATTATAAAAGTGGTTTAGGTGAACGGCTTAACCTAGAAAAAGAAAGCAATGGGGTAAAAGTAACGATTAAAAGCGCCATAGCTGATGAATTTCAGACACTTATCTATTATGAAATTGAGGATACTACAGGTGAAAATCAATATGTGGTGCCCCATTATGATGACGGTGTTACGATTGAAAATGAACAGGAGATAATGAACACAAATGTATTGAAAATATTTCCCCCTAATCATTTTGAAGAAATAGAAAAAAACCAAAATAAAAACGTATACAACGGAATCATTAGTTTATACCCAATTATTTCCGACAATGAGACGTTGGAATTAAGACTTACTCAACTTATGAAAGTGGTACAATCCTCTAATGCAGTTGAAGCTTGGAGGAATACATACGAGGAAAGTGAATTTACGCAGGGTGACTGGCGTTTTGACATTCCTGTAAAAAAACACTCTTCCATTGCACATGAATTAGATATAGAAACGGAGATAAACGGAATCCCATTTACATTTGATACACTTACTATAGCTCCAACCGTGACGCTATTAGACTATAGCTTTGATGTTGACGAAAACAATAAAAGGAAGGAGTTTACATTTGGAAGCCTTGAATCAAGGAAAAAGAAAGCGCAATTTAAAGGGAACCATTTAAAAAACTATTTAAATGGAGATAGTACCTCTTCACAAGCAAGTTTTGAAACAATTTATTTTGAAGAGCTAACTGACCTAAAAATTCCTTTCTTAGTAATGGGTACCCATACAGATCATTCAGAAACATTCCCTATCGATGTTTCAAAGGACTTCCCACAAACCTTTCAATACTTAGGGAACACCATTTCCATTGACAAGGTAACAGTAGGAAATCCAACAGAAATCGTTCTAACAGATGCACCACCTGAAAGCAGAGCGTATAATGGGTTGGGTTTTTATATAAAGCCACCAGAACAGGAGGCAGATGGGAGATTTAGCATTGAACATGAGGTGGAAGGATTTTATTTTGATAAAAATGGGAACAAATACGAAAAAGATGAAATATCATACGATTCTGAGACGTTCTCTCAACTTCGGTTTCTTTCAACAACTCACAATTTAACATATTCATACCCTAAATCTTCTGACAAACAATTTATTCCAGAAGAAATAATTATTTATGGCTATAGTACTTCAGAATTTCTTGATGACGTAGTGAATATTTCCATAGATTAA
- a CDS encoding DMT family transporter, translating to MILSMIIFGSVGFFSVQTNLPSIELVFVRCIFATVFLSLCWLITGQYKQDKWEIKEVIQILVCGFFLVFNWVFLFKSFENTSITIAISIYHLAPIIVLIIGSIVFKEKLTIFSVVSIIICFVGVLLIAGIDKDFSSGSLLSSGMIWGLLAALFYAFTTLFGKGIKNMSAYAVTFLQTFLGIFLLLPFIDFAAFEGLTQINWTYIIATGLIHTGIVYYLFFDSLRDLSTKLISILVFLDPAVAILLDILLIGFRPTFMQVTGVTFIFIGMAISLKKSKGETSKVKEQRIEEDAGVL from the coding sequence ATGATTTTATCAATGATCATTTTTGGTTCAGTGGGATTTTTCTCTGTACAAACAAATTTACCCTCAATTGAATTGGTATTTGTTCGGTGTATTTTTGCAACCGTCTTTCTAAGTTTATGTTGGCTAATAACGGGACAATACAAACAAGATAAATGGGAAATAAAAGAAGTTATTCAAATCCTAGTGTGTGGCTTTTTCTTAGTGTTTAATTGGGTATTTCTATTTAAATCCTTTGAAAACACTTCTATTACAATTGCGATATCAATTTACCACCTTGCTCCAATTATCGTACTTATAATTGGGAGTATTGTCTTTAAAGAAAAATTGACTATATTCTCTGTCGTGTCTATTATTATCTGTTTCGTAGGGGTTCTATTAATTGCTGGTATAGACAAAGATTTCTCATCCGGTTCATTACTTTCTTCCGGGATGATATGGGGGCTTTTGGCAGCACTATTTTATGCATTCACAACATTGTTTGGAAAAGGAATCAAAAACATGAGTGCTTATGCAGTGACCTTTTTGCAAACATTTTTAGGTATATTTCTTTTGTTACCTTTCATCGATTTTGCTGCATTTGAGGGGTTAACGCAAATAAATTGGACATACATTATTGCAACTGGGTTAATTCACACAGGTATCGTGTATTACCTATTTTTTGATAGTTTACGTGATTTGTCTACAAAATTAATTTCAATATTGGTATTTTTAGATCCAGCTGTTGCCATTTTGTTAGACATTCTCCTAATTGGATTTCGTCCTACTTTCATGCAAGTCACTGGCGTTACATTTATTTTTATCGGTATGGCTATATCCTTAAAAAAATCCAAAGGAGAAACCTCTAAAGTAAAAGAACAACGTATTGAAGAGGATGCTGGTGTATTATAA
- a CDS encoding long-chain-fatty-acid--CoA ligase, whose product MEKIWLKHYPEEIPEHLEYRNQPVQAYLTEAAKKYSQNKAIHFMGKELTYESVHEAALKFANYLKHLGVEKGDRVAIMLPNTPQSVISYYGILYAGGIVVQMNPLYMEREIEYQLQDSGAKIILTLDILYPRVAKVKNNTNLEHIIVTAIKDFLPFPKNLVYPFIQKKQYGISVKVEHGGNVHLLTEILKTAEARELSIPFDFEEDLAILCYTGGTTGFPKGVMLTHKNLIANSSMSDAWVYKCKKGEERILGILPFFHVFGMTAVMILSVMQGYKMILLPKFDAETTLKTIHKQQPTMFPGAPTVYIGLLNHPDIQKYDLSSIHACISGSAPLPVEIQQQFEKITGGKVVEAYGLTETSPGTHCNFLWDHPYVKGSIGVPWPDTEAAIFSMETGEPLPPNEIGEIAIKGPQVMKGYWNRPEETDQCLRDGWFFTGDLGYMNEDGYFFIVDRKKDMIIAGGFNIYPREIEEVIYEHSAVQEAVVVGIPDPYRGETVKAYVVLKENSTTTEKELNEFMRKHLAAYKVPRVYEFRKELPKTAVGKILRRALVDEERKKIEEENKIG is encoded by the coding sequence ATGGAAAAAATATGGTTAAAGCATTACCCGGAAGAAATTCCTGAGCATTTGGAATATCGTAATCAACCGGTGCAAGCTTATTTAACAGAAGCGGCAAAAAAATACTCACAAAACAAAGCCATTCATTTTATGGGGAAAGAGCTCACATATGAGTCGGTGCATGAAGCTGCATTAAAATTTGCAAATTATTTAAAGCATTTAGGTGTGGAAAAAGGCGATCGTGTCGCCATCATGCTGCCTAATACTCCTCAATCTGTTATTAGCTATTATGGGATCTTATATGCAGGTGGAATTGTTGTGCAAATGAATCCACTTTATATGGAAAGAGAAATTGAATATCAATTGCAGGACTCTGGAGCAAAAATCATATTAACTTTAGATATATTGTATCCGAGAGTCGCTAAAGTAAAAAATAACACAAATCTTGAACATATTATTGTAACCGCTATCAAGGATTTTCTTCCATTTCCAAAAAACCTTGTGTATCCATTTATCCAAAAGAAACAGTACGGTATTTCTGTTAAGGTAGAGCATGGGGGAAATGTACACTTACTAACTGAAATATTAAAAACAGCGGAAGCAAGAGAATTATCGATTCCATTTGATTTTGAAGAAGACTTAGCTATTTTGTGTTATACAGGTGGCACGACAGGATTTCCAAAGGGAGTTATGCTGACCCATAAAAACTTAATAGCAAATTCATCAATGAGTGATGCTTGGGTTTACAAGTGTAAAAAAGGAGAGGAAAGAATTTTAGGTATTCTGCCTTTCTTTCACGTATTTGGTATGACAGCGGTCATGATTTTATCCGTAATGCAAGGTTATAAAATGATCTTGCTGCCTAAATTTGATGCCGAAACGACATTGAAGACGATTCATAAACAACAACCTACAATGTTTCCTGGAGCTCCGACGGTGTACATTGGTTTATTGAACCACCCTGACATACAAAAATATGATCTATCGTCCATTCACGCATGCATAAGTGGTTCTGCTCCTCTTCCTGTAGAAATTCAGCAACAATTTGAAAAGATAACGGGAGGAAAAGTAGTAGAAGCATATGGATTAACGGAGACCTCTCCTGGAACGCATTGTAATTTTTTATGGGATCATCCGTATGTTAAGGGAAGTATTGGCGTACCTTGGCCGGATACTGAAGCAGCTATTTTTTCAATGGAGACAGGAGAACCATTACCACCTAATGAAATCGGAGAAATCGCCATTAAAGGTCCACAAGTCATGAAGGGATATTGGAATCGTCCGGAGGAAACAGATCAATGCTTACGTGATGGGTGGTTTTTTACTGGGGATCTTGGTTATATGAATGAGGACGGATATTTCTTTATTGTTGATCGTAAAAAAGATATGATTATTGCTGGAGGCTTTAATATTTATCCTCGTGAAATTGAAGAAGTTATTTATGAACACTCTGCTGTGCAAGAAGCAGTCGTTGTCGGAATTCCAGATCCATATCGAGGAGAAACGGTGAAAGCGTATGTCGTATTAAAAGAAAATAGTACAACAACAGAAAAAGAATTAAATGAATTTATGAGAAAACATTTAGCTGCCTATAAGGTACCACGGGTTTATGAATTTAGAAAGGAACTCCCTAAAACAGCCGTTGGGAAAATCCTAAGAAGAGCCCTTGTGGATGAAGAACGTAAAAAAATAGAAGAAGAAAATAAAATAGGGTAA